AACATCTTGACCGGAATTTTGATTACTTGTAGCAACTTTATCTATTTCATCGATAAATATAATACCCATTTCTTCGGCAAGTTGAATTGCTTCTTGATTGGCTGTCTCTTGATCAATTAATTCATCTGCAAACTCATCCGTTAATATTTTACGTGCTGTTTTAACAGGTACTTCACGTTCAACTTTTTTCTTAGGCATTAATTGATTCATCATGTCTTGCATTTGTTGGTTTTGGTTGGTACCCAACATACCCATTGCGCTAGGATCTTGTTCAACTTTGATACGAACTTTTTCTTCTTCAAGTTTTCCAGCTAACAACTGTTGCTTAATTTCTGAACGTTTCGTTTTAATTTCTTCAGTTGGTGTTTCTTCTTCATCTTCTTGGTTTTGACCAAAGTTTGGCATATTGCCACCAAATAAAGATTCTAAAGGATTTGAAGATTGGCTCGCTTTTTTCTTCATGCTAGGTACTAGTAACTTAACTAATTTTTCGTTAGCTTTTTTCTCTGCATCATCTTTTACTAATGCTTTTTTCTCTTCTTTTACTAGTCTGACCGCAACATCTACTAAATCTCTTACCATACTTTCAACGTCACGACCAACGTAACCTACTTCGGTAAATTTAGTTGCTTCAACTTTAATAAAAGGTGCACCTACAATTTTCGCCATGCGTCTAGCGATTTCTGTTTTACCTACACCAGTAGGACCAATCATTAAAATGTTTTTAGGTGCGATTTCTTGTTTTTCTTCGTCAGAAAGTAAACTTCTTCTATATCTATTTCTTAACGCTATCGCAACTTTACGTTTGGCGTCTTCTTGACCTACGATATACTCGTTTAATTTTGAAACTATGTCTTTCGGCGTTAATTTTATGCCATTTTCAACCATAGTAATAATACCCTCCATCTCAAATACAATAAGCTATGATGCTTAATTTCGTGTGCGCTAATTATAAATTATTTTCTCTTTAACTAAAATTATGTGTTTTTAAAGTTCTTCTACAACTATTTGGTCATTCGTAAATACGCAAATATCAGCAGCAACTTTTAAACTTTCATAAGCCATTTCTTTTGCGCTAAGATTCGTTGCATGCTTTTTCAAGGCTCTTCCAGCACTCAATGCATAATTACCTCCAGAACCAATTGCTATCAAGTTATCGTCAGGTGCAATAACTTCACCTGTACCACTAACAACAAGGATAGATGATTGATCCATAACAATTAACATTGCTTCTAATTGGCGTAATTGTTTGTCACCACGCCATTCTTGTGCTAATTCAACTGCTGCGCGTTCTAAATTACCACCAAATTGTTGTAATTTAGTTTCAAATTTTTCAAACAAAGTAAAAGCATCAGCAACACTTCCTGCAAATCCTGCTAATACTTTTCCATCATACAATCTTCTTACTTTTCTCGCCGTTTGTTTCATAATTACTTGCTCACCTAAAGTAACCTGACCATCACCGGCCATTGCACAATGTCCATCATGTTGAACTGCAAATATTGTCGTTGCATGAATTGATGTACTCATTCTAATTCTCCTTTTTTGCACGAGGGTGTGCATTTAAATATACTTTTCTCAACTGTTCATTAGAGACGTGAGTATAGCGACCAGTAGTCGACAAATTAACATGTCCTAATAACGATTGTACTGTTCTTAAATCTGCACCTTCATTTAACATATGAGTAGCAAAAGTATGCCGTAGTTTATGAGGGTGTATATCGGTAACACCAGCCGTACGTTTAACTACATCATTCAATACAAAACGTACGCCCCTTTCAGTAATTGGGTCACCTTTCATATTAACTAATAAGAAATTATGATCACTATTTAATTTAGGTTTGAATTGCGATAGATAAGCTTCAATACTTTGCTTACAAAATTCACCAAAAGGTATAAATCTTTCTTTATTGCCTTTACCTAAAACTTTAACGCCTGGTGAACTCATGTCTAAGTCTTGTTCACGAATGTTTACTAACTCAGAAACACGTATACCAGTTGCATATAATAATTCTAATATAACTCTATCTCTTAAACCTTTTTTAGCATCTGACGACACTGTTTTAAATAAAGCTTCCATTTCTTCTTCATAAAAAAAGTGGGGTAAATACTGTTCTTTTTTCGGATGCACTAGTTGAACAAATGGGTTAACAACACTTTCATCTCGCGTCATCCAATATTCATAAAAACTTCTCAGCGTAGAAATTTTACGAGAAACAGTTGTTCTTTTCAAGTTTTTCGAATATAAAAAACTTAAAAAGTTACGCGCATCTTTATATTCAAATGAGTTTAAATCTAAATGTTCTTGTTGCAAAAAGTCATTGAATTGATGAATATCATCATAATAAGACTTTAATGTATGGTTAGAAAA
The Staphylococcus kloosii genome window above contains:
- the hslU gene encoding ATP-dependent protease ATPase subunit HslU, with product MVENGIKLTPKDIVSKLNEYIVGQEDAKRKVAIALRNRYRRSLLSDEEKQEIAPKNILMIGPTGVGKTEIARRMAKIVGAPFIKVEATKFTEVGYVGRDVESMVRDLVDVAVRLVKEEKKALVKDDAEKKANEKLVKLLVPSMKKKASQSSNPLESLFGGNMPNFGQNQEDEEETPTEEIKTKRSEIKQQLLAGKLEEEKVRIKVEQDPSAMGMLGTNQNQQMQDMMNQLMPKKKVEREVPVKTARKILTDEFADELIDQETANQEAIQLAEEMGIIFIDEIDKVATSNQNSGQDVSRQGVQRDILPIVEGGMVQTKYGTVNTEHMLFIGAGAFHVSKPSDLIPELQGRFPIRVELESLSVEDFVSILTEPKLSLIKQYEALLLTEDVTVKFTDDAVKRLAEIAHQVNQDTDNIGARRLHTILEKMLEDLSYEAPNMPNAVVDITPQYVDDKLKSISMNKDLSAFIL
- the hslV gene encoding ATP-dependent protease subunit HslV codes for the protein MSTSIHATTIFAVQHDGHCAMAGDGQVTLGEQVIMKQTARKVRRLYDGKVLAGFAGSVADAFTLFEKFETKLQQFGGNLERAAVELAQEWRGDKQLRQLEAMLIVMDQSSILVVSGTGEVIAPDDNLIAIGSGGNYALSAGRALKKHATNLSAKEMAYESLKVAADICVFTNDQIVVEEL
- the xerC gene encoding tyrosine recombinase XerC; translation: MEQIQEAYLYMLKVERQFSNHTLKSYYDDIHQFNDFLQQEHLDLNSFEYKDARNFLSFLYSKNLKRTTVSRKISTLRSFYEYWMTRDESVVNPFVQLVHPKKEQYLPHFFYEEEMEALFKTVSSDAKKGLRDRVILELLYATGIRVSELVNIREQDLDMSSPGVKVLGKGNKERFIPFGEFCKQSIEAYLSQFKPKLNSDHNFLLVNMKGDPITERGVRFVLNDVVKRTAGVTDIHPHKLRHTFATHMLNEGADLRTVQSLLGHVNLSTTGRYTHVSNEQLRKVYLNAHPRAKKEN